One Syntrophorhabdaceae bacterium genomic window, AGGTCGTGGATCGGCCCGACAACCCGTATCACGTCCCTCTCATAATCGGCAAGCCCGATCTTTTCCGCCAGCAGCAGGCTCATTGCAGTCACACGTTTACAGTGGCCTTCCGTGTACAGATCTCTTCTGTTTATTGCCGCGATGAGGGATTTCAAGGTATGGACCACGCTTTCAAAAAGACTCTCATAGAGCATCTTGTTTTCTATCTGGGTCGAGGCTTTGTCTGCGACAAGTTTCAGGAAGAATACATTGCTTTCCATCAGGTGGCCATTCCCCTTGCCGTTTTTGCAATCAGCCATGATGAAACCGATACATTCATTTTTGATAATAAGCGGCAGGAATATCTTGTTATCCTTGACCACATGTTTTTTAAGCGCCTGCGCATCGTTGAAAAATTCTTCTGTCATAAAGATCTTTTGTTCATCGATAACATCGCTGTTCCCCGAAAAACCCTTGTATAAGATCAGTTCCCTGTTGTCGCTATCCACTATGTAGTAACCGCAGGATCTCACATCGAGGATCTCTTTGACCATGGTGATCATTTTTTCATAGACATCATCAAAGATACTCAGCGAATTGAACTTATTCGATATGTGGTACATTGTCGTAAGCTCTTTGATCTTTTTCTGCAATTCCCTGTTCAGCATTTCGATCTTTTTCTTATCTTCGAGACTGGAAAGTATGTTTTCCTTCTCTATCAGGAGCTTCCGTTCTCTCAGAACCCTCATCATGACCAGCATGAGCTTGTCCAGCTCAAAGGGCTTTATTAAAAAATCGGATGCGCCTTTC contains:
- a CDS encoding HD domain-containing protein — translated: KGASDFLIKPFELDKLMLVMMRVLRERKLLIEKENILSSLEDKKKIEMLNRELQKKIKELTTMYHISNKFNSLSIFDDVYEKMITMVKEILDVRSCGYYIVDSDNRELILYKGFSGNSDVIDEQKIFMTEEFFNDAQALKKHVVKDNKIFLPLIIKNECIGFIMADCKNGKGNGHLMESNVFFLKLVADKASTQIENKMLYESLFESVVHTLKSLIAAINRRDLYTEGHCKRVTAMSLLLAEKIGLADYERDVIRVVGPIHDLGKIGIPDAILLKPGKLTDEEYTLMKGHSMYGEQIMNRFEILANEARIIRHHHERYDGRGYPDALRGDKIPVCSRVLAVCDTYDAMATNRPYRNALVVQEILGEIERCKGSQFDPDIADSFIDMLNDGGYDKH